Sequence from the Acidimicrobiia bacterium genome:
CTCATCCCGATCTTCCTCGTGTCCGTCGGCATGCTCGTCGACCTGTCCACGGTGACCGACCCTCGCACGCTGCTTCTCGCCGGTGTCTTCACCGCGGTCACCATCGTCACCAAATACGGCGCCGCCTGGATCACCGGACAGCTCTTCAAGTTCGACAGGGCGCACATCGAGGTGATGTTCTCGCTGTCGGTCGCCCAGGCGGCCGGAACCCTCGCAGCTGCCATTGTCGGTCTCCGGGTGGGCATCATCGACGAGACCGCCGTGAACGCAACGCTGCTCGTCGTCCTGGCCACGATCATCGTTGCCTCATGGTCAGCGGGGCGATCCGCCGACAAGATTCCCGTTGACGCTTCCAGTTCGCCATCAAAACTCGGGCGACAAGTGCTCGTGCCCGTCGCCCGACTCGACGGCACTGACCGCCTCATCGAACTGGCGCTCATGCTGGCCCGAGCCGACGCCGGAACCGTCACACCGCTGCACGTCGTGACCACACGCGACGCCGAATCGGTGGCAAAGGGACGAGAAATACAAGGGACAGCCGAACGGTTCATAGCGAGCTTCGGCGCC
This genomic interval carries:
- a CDS encoding universal stress protein: LIPIFLVSVGMLVDLSTVTDPRTLLLAGVFTAVTIVTKYGAAWITGQLFKFDRAHIEVMFSLSVAQAAGTLAAAIVGLRVGIIDETAVNATLLVVLATIIVASWSAGRSADKIPVDASSSPSKLGRQVLVPVARLDGTDRLIELALMLARADAGTVTPLHVVTTRDAESVAKGREIQGTAERFIASFGAESAGMVRIDASIVRGISHASLETGASVVLIGWTETSAARRTVLGSVVDDVVSRVPAPVVVAYLPILTFDRVLVVEVKGASPVEIGAARDLAIRIGRSYSTKIAAWWIHGPGPVESPLPKDTQIRTGDLVVLAAPGGPDFTKTINDFVTATPEQPVLAIRSYAESPNGFVPMTELFRD